A single window of Anaerolineae bacterium DNA harbors:
- a CDS encoding protoglobin — translation MSEIPGYTYGSEKLAKSPISLAEFENLKKAVLFTEEDQKYLQLAGEVLRDQIDEVLDLWYGFVGSHDHLVYYFSDGQGKALSDYLAAVRKRFGQWILDTCLRPYDQAWLDYQQEIGLRHHRSKKNQTDNVQAVEHIPLRYLIAFIYPITATIKSFLAKKGHSPEVVEKMHQAWFKSVVLQIALWSAPFARAGDH, via the coding sequence ATGAGCGAAATTCCAGGATACACGTATGGGAGCGAGAAGCTCGCCAAGTCTCCTATTTCTCTGGCAGAGTTTGAGAATCTCAAAAAGGCGGTTCTGTTCACCGAAGAGGATCAAAAATATCTGCAACTGGCCGGAGAAGTCTTAAGAGATCAGATTGATGAGGTTCTAGACCTCTGGTATGGCTTTGTCGGTTCTCACGACCATCTGGTTTATTACTTTAGCGATGGACAAGGAAAGGCTCTAAGCGATTACCTGGCAGCAGTGCGCAAGCGTTTTGGCCAGTGGATTCTCGATACCTGCCTGCGTCCTTACGACCAGGCCTGGCTGGATTATCAACAGGAAATCGGGCTACGGCATCATCGAAGCAAGAAAAACCAGACTGACAATGTTCAGGCGGTTGAGCATATCCCCTTGCGCTATCTGATTGCGTTTATCTATCCCATAACGGCTACCATCAAGTCTTTTCTAGCCAAAAAGGGGCATAGCCCTGAGGTGGTTGAGAAGATGCATCAGGCGTGGTTCAAATCTGTCGTCCTCCAAATTGCTCTATGGAGCGCGCCTTTCGCCCGGGCAGGCGACCACTAG
- a CDS encoding glutaredoxin, with protein MLSPITLYGSTNCEDTEQTRRFLLKHGIPFSEINIDDDKQAEHFVIFINRGYRSTPTVVIGEGKMKIILTEPTDGELVQILKQAGYSLNSNL; from the coding sequence ATGCTCTCTCCGATCACCCTCTATGGTTCTACCAATTGCGAAGACACCGAACAGACGCGCCGTTTCCTGTTGAAGCATGGGATCCCATTTTCGGAAATTAACATTGATGATGATAAACAGGCAGAACATTTTGTGATTTTTATCAACCGCGGCTATCGGAGCACTCCCACCGTGGTGATCGGGGAGGGGAAAATGAAAATCATCCTGACCGAACCCACTGACGGAGAACTCGTCCAGATTCTAAAACAAGCAGGCTATTCACTCAATTCAAATCTTTAG